Proteins encoded together in one Prevotella scopos JCM 17725 window:
- the rfbD gene encoding dTDP-4-dehydrorhamnose reductase, with the protein MNILVTGANGQLGNEIQLVSKQSKDNYIFTDVCEGYTKLDITNLEDIRKMVHDNQIEFIINCAAWTNVDKAETAGEIVELLNAVAPENLAKAMKEVDGLLVHVSTDYVFGGDPYNTPCKEDMKGTPTGVYGLTKLHGEEKIQATGVKHIILRTAWLYSEFGHNFVKTMINLTATKQQLKVVFDQCGTPTYAGDLADAIYDIIEQRKYEGKSGIYHFSNEGVCSWYDFTIKIAELAGNKDCEILPCHSDEFPSPVKRPAYSVLDKTKIKETFSIKIPYWVDSLKKCMKGLQEQDK; encoded by the coding sequence ATGAACATTTTAGTTACAGGAGCCAACGGACAACTTGGCAACGAGATACAACTCGTATCTAAGCAGAGTAAAGACAACTATATCTTCACTGATGTGTGTGAGGGATATACTAAGTTAGACATTACGAATCTGGAAGACATCCGAAAGATGGTACATGACAATCAGATAGAATTTATCATCAATTGCGCTGCATGGACTAATGTGGACAAAGCAGAGACAGCGGGTGAGATTGTTGAATTGCTCAATGCTGTTGCACCAGAGAACCTTGCTAAGGCAATGAAAGAAGTCGATGGTCTGCTTGTTCATGTCAGTACAGACTATGTTTTTGGTGGAGACCCATATAACACTCCTTGTAAGGAAGACATGAAGGGTACTCCAACTGGTGTTTATGGACTAACAAAGCTACATGGCGAAGAGAAGATTCAAGCTACTGGCGTGAAACACATCATTCTTCGTACAGCATGGCTTTATAGTGAGTTTGGTCATAACTTTGTTAAGACAATGATTAATCTCACAGCAACTAAGCAACAGTTGAAAGTTGTCTTTGACCAATGTGGTACACCCACCTACGCTGGCGACTTGGCAGATGCCATCTATGACATTATTGAGCAGCGTAAGTATGAAGGTAAAAGTGGAATCTATCACTTCTCTAACGAGGGCGTATGTAGTTGGTACGACTTCACCATTAAAATTGCAGAACTTGCAGGAAATAAGGACTGTGAGATTCTGCCTTGCCATAGTGACGAGTTCCCTTCACCTGTTAAACGTCCAGCCTATTCAGTCCTTGACAAGACAAAGATTAAGGAGACCTTCAGCATAAAGATTCCTTATTGGGTTGACTCGCTGAAGAAGTGTATGAAAGGCTTGCAAGAACAAGACAAATAA
- a CDS encoding peptide chain release factor 3 — MNEIERRRTFAIISHPDAGKTTLTEKFLLFGGQIQVAGAVKSNKIRKTATSDWMDIEKQRGISVSTSVMEFDYEGYKVNILDTPGHQDFAEDTYRTLTAVDSAIIVVDSAKGVEAQTRKLMEVCRMRNTPVIIFINKMDREGRDPFEVLDELEEELQISVRPLSWPIGQGQRFKGVYNIYEQQLNLFTPNKQRVTEKVEVDINSEALDEQVGAEFAEQLRNDLELVNGVYSDFDVEAYRRAEVAPVFFGSALNNFGVQELLNCFVQIAPSPRSTKAEERVVEPTEPKFTGFIFKITANIDPNHRSCIAFCKVCSGKFQRNQPYLHVRSDKTMRFSSPTQFMAQRKSTVEEAYPGDIVGLPDSGGVFKIGDTLTEGESLHFRGLPSFSPELFKYIENDDPMKSKQFQKGIEQLMNEGVAQSFVNQFNNRRIVGTVGQLQFEVIQYRLEHEYNAKCRWEPVHLYKACWIEADDEKELENFKKRKYQYMAKDIEGRDVFLADSGYVLSMAQQDFEHIRFHFTSEF; from the coding sequence ATGAATGAAATAGAACGCAGGCGAACGTTCGCCATTATCTCTCACCCAGATGCCGGTAAGACTACGCTGACAGAGAAGTTCCTTCTCTTCGGTGGTCAGATTCAAGTTGCTGGTGCGGTGAAGAGCAATAAGATACGCAAGACAGCTACATCCGACTGGATGGATATTGAGAAACAACGTGGTATCTCAGTATCAACCTCTGTGATGGAGTTTGACTATGAAGGTTATAAGGTAAACATCCTCGACACTCCTGGTCACCAGGACTTTGCCGAGGACACTTATCGTACACTGACGGCTGTAGATTCAGCCATCATCGTTGTCGATTCAGCGAAGGGTGTAGAGGCACAGACACGTAAGTTGATGGAAGTGTGCCGCATGCGTAACACACCTGTTATCATCTTCATCAATAAGATGGACCGTGAAGGTCGTGACCCATTTGAAGTGTTGGATGAACTGGAAGAAGAACTCCAAATCAGCGTACGCCCACTCTCATGGCCAATCGGTCAGGGACAACGTTTTAAGGGTGTATATAACATCTACGAACAACAGCTGAATCTCTTCACACCAAACAAACAACGTGTGACAGAGAAGGTTGAGGTAGATATCAACTCCGAAGCATTGGATGAGCAGGTAGGTGCAGAGTTCGCAGAACAATTACGCAATGACCTTGAATTGGTTAATGGCGTTTATTCAGACTTTGATGTTGAAGCTTACCGCCGCGCAGAGGTTGCACCCGTTTTCTTCGGTTCAGCATTGAACAACTTCGGTGTACAAGAACTTCTTAACTGTTTCGTTCAGATAGCACCAAGTCCACGTTCTACCAAGGCTGAAGAACGTGTAGTAGAACCTACTGAACCTAAGTTTACAGGTTTCATCTTTAAGATTACAGCCAATATCGATCCTAACCATCGTAGTTGTATTGCCTTTTGTAAGGTATGCTCTGGTAAATTCCAGCGTAACCAGCCTTATCTCCACGTTCGTAGCGATAAGACAATGCGTTTCTCCTCTCCTACTCAGTTCATGGCGCAACGTAAAAGTACAGTAGAAGAGGCTTACCCAGGTGACATTGTAGGCTTGCCAGATAGTGGTGGTGTCTTTAAGATAGGTGACACACTGACTGAAGGAGAGAGCCTCCACTTCCGCGGCTTACCAAGCTTCTCACCAGAGCTATTCAAATACATTGAGAACGACGACCCTATGAAGTCTAAGCAGTTCCAGAAAGGTATTGAACAGCTGATGAACGAAGGTGTCGCACAGTCGTTTGTCAATCAGTTTAACAATCGTCGTATTGTAGGAACCGTTGGACAACTTCAATTTGAGGTTATCCAATACCGATTAGAGCATGAGTACAATGCAAAGTGTCGCTGGGAACCCGTACATCTTTACAAAGCTTGTTGGATTGAAGCTGACGATGAGAAAGAATTAGAGAACTTCAAGAAACGTAAATATCAATATATGGCAAAGGATATTGAAGGGCGTGATGTTTTTCTCGCAGACTCCGGCTACGTGCTAAGCATGGCACAACAAGACTTTGAGCACATCCGTTTCCACTTTACAAGTGAGTTCTAA
- a CDS encoding DUF6359 domain-containing protein, whose translation MKQNRYFLSLLILVLLFSCGKTILPSDNKEEDEIEKQDSSSSPDELDLYTISEFIEGDFGNREVWVHGYIVGACKRSIKQAEWEPPFTANSAVLLADSPDETDATNVISIQMVNKQMKTEIALDANPQNYGRHIAFCGVKQKYLGIPGMKKHVQASEWLDE comes from the coding sequence ATGAAACAAAACAGATATTTTCTCTCGCTTTTAATACTAGTATTATTGTTTAGTTGTGGCAAAACCATCTTGCCATCAGACAATAAAGAGGAAGACGAAATAGAAAAGCAGGACTCTTCTTCCTCACCAGACGAGTTAGACCTCTACACTATCAGTGAATTTATAGAAGGCGACTTCGGGAATAGAGAGGTGTGGGTACACGGCTATATCGTTGGTGCGTGTAAACGCAGCATAAAGCAAGCAGAATGGGAACCACCCTTCACAGCCAATTCAGCAGTACTCCTAGCAGACAGTCCCGATGAGACTGACGCAACGAATGTCATCTCCATTCAGATGGTTAACAAACAGATGAAAACTGAAATAGCTTTAGATGCAAATCCACAAAACTATGGAAGACATATAGCCTTTTGTGGTGTCAAACAAAAATACTTGGGAATACCTGGTATGAAAAAGCACGTACAAGCCAGCGAATGGTTGGATGAGTGA
- a CDS encoding sigma-70 family RNA polymerase sigma factor, which produces MKKLNEMTDEQLALSYIEGSNDAFDLLLSRNQSKLFSYILFVVRDRDAADDLFQETFVKIITKLQQGRYSPTGKFSAWIMRIAHNVIMDWYRAQRADKVVDAPKDNDLSNVGGDDIVIDNIECQFINSQTLSDVKRMMNLLPATQREVVFMRFYQEMSFKEIAETTGVSINTSLGRMRYAIFNLRRMMREHKVSLLLT; this is translated from the coding sequence ATGAAGAAATTGAATGAGATGACCGACGAGCAGTTGGCATTGTCATACATTGAAGGAAGCAACGATGCTTTCGATTTATTGCTTTCACGCAATCAATCGAAACTTTTTTCGTATATTCTATTCGTTGTTCGTGATAGGGATGCTGCTGACGATTTGTTTCAAGAAACCTTTGTAAAGATCATTACAAAGTTACAACAAGGTAGGTACTCACCAACAGGTAAGTTCTCTGCATGGATTATGCGTATTGCTCATAATGTCATTATGGATTGGTATCGTGCGCAACGTGCAGACAAGGTGGTTGATGCACCTAAAGACAATGACTTATCAAATGTTGGTGGTGACGATATTGTTATCGACAATATTGAGTGTCAGTTTATTAATAGCCAAACACTCTCTGATGTGAAACGAATGATGAATCTTCTTCCTGCAACACAGCGTGAGGTCGTGTTTATGCGATTCTATCAAGAGATGTCATTTAAAGAGATTGCTGAAACAACAGGTGTTAGCATTAACACTAGTCTTGGCAGAATGCGCTATGCTATCTTCAACTTGAGAAGAATGATGCGCGAACATAAGGTAAGTTTGCTCTTAACATAA
- the rpe gene encoding ribulose-phosphate 3-epimerase: protein MEIIISPSLLSADFLHLDKEIEMINESEADWLHMDVMDGVFVPNISFGFPILEVVGKACKKPMDVHLMIVYPENYIQQVANTGAAIMNVQYEACLHLHRTIQAIHAAGMKAGVTLNPSTPVNVLEDIICDVDVVQLMSVNPGFGGQKFIESSIRKVQRLRQLIEREGSKTLIEVDGGVQADTAPRLVEAGVDILVSGSYVFKAADPKATIHSLKQLHR from the coding sequence ATGGAAATTATTATATCACCTTCTTTGCTCTCCGCTGACTTCCTGCATTTGGACAAGGAGATTGAAATGATTAATGAAAGTGAGGCTGATTGGCTTCATATGGATGTTATGGATGGCGTCTTTGTACCAAACATTTCTTTTGGATTCCCAATCCTTGAGGTAGTTGGTAAAGCCTGTAAGAAACCGATGGACGTACATCTAATGATTGTTTATCCAGAGAACTATATTCAGCAGGTTGCTAATACTGGTGCCGCTATCATGAATGTTCAGTATGAAGCTTGTCTTCACTTGCATCGGACGATACAAGCAATTCATGCTGCAGGAATGAAAGCTGGTGTGACGCTTAATCCTTCAACACCTGTTAATGTTCTTGAGGATATAATTTGCGATGTAGATGTTGTTCAACTGATGAGTGTAAACCCTGGTTTTGGTGGACAAAAATTCATTGAGAGCAGTATCAGGAAAGTGCAACGTCTTCGTCAACTAATTGAGCGTGAGGGAAGTAAGACCCTGATAGAAGTAGATGGAGGTGTACAAGCAGACACGGCTCCTCGTCTGGTTGAAGCAGGGGTTGACATACTCGTAAGTGGTAGCTATGTATTTAAAGCAGCCGACCCCAAGGCTACTATTCATTCACTCAAGCAATTGCATAGATAA
- a CDS encoding phosphoribosylanthranilate isomerase, with protein sequence MVIKVSGMRDASNIHEVSQLGIDWVGLDFRPNSERYVSQISSCAGIIPDYSSLSALSSQEPSQKNHRLVLCGVFADDMPQNIVTRVFNFNLDIVQLSGTENMVMIDNLRHTLDPDIHAGIKIMKCLAITKPEDIEKYKEYAEGIDYFLFEIDENIKDWNILASYDGKIPFFISGNISIDDIEKNRDFHHPLFYGIDVNEEFEAATAIKDVAALKDLLEKLK encoded by the coding sequence ATGGTCATAAAGGTAAGTGGCATGCGTGATGCCAGCAATATTCACGAAGTATCCCAATTGGGCATAGACTGGGTAGGACTGGATTTTCGTCCTAATAGCGAACGTTATGTCAGCCAGATATCATCATGTGCGGGTATTATTCCAGACTATAGTAGCTTGTCTGCCTTATCTTCACAAGAGCCATCACAAAAAAATCACAGACTCGTTCTTTGTGGTGTCTTTGCTGATGATATGCCACAGAATATTGTTACTCGTGTTTTCAACTTCAACCTTGATATCGTTCAGCTGAGTGGAACGGAAAATATGGTGATGATAGATAATCTTCGACACACATTGGATCCTGATATACATGCAGGAATAAAGATTATGAAGTGCTTGGCTATCACTAAACCTGAAGACATAGAGAAATATAAAGAGTATGCGGAGGGAATTGATTATTTCCTCTTTGAAATCGATGAGAATATAAAAGACTGGAATATCTTAGCATCTTATGATGGTAAGATTCCGTTCTTCATCAGTGGGAATATCAGCATTGACGACATAGAAAAGAACAGAGACTTTCATCACCCATTGTTCTATGGTATCGATGTGAATGAAGAGTTTGAAGCTGCGACTGCCATAAAGGATGTAGCTGCCCTGAAAGATCTTCTTGAAAAGTTAAAGTAA
- a CDS encoding anthranilate synthase component II, whose protein sequence is MKTNCVIIDNYDSFTYNLVHLIKELGLNVTVVRNNQFSLEDLNTYDRIVLSPGPGIPSEAGLLLDVIKHYAGIKPILGVCLGHQAIGEVFGAKLKNLSDVFHGVTTKTTQIVDTPLFEGLPKHFQVGRYHSWVVEKEHFPNCLEIIAESKEGLIMALRHRTYNIYGIQFHPESVLTPDGKKIMANWLRI, encoded by the coding sequence ATGAAAACTAACTGTGTTATCATTGACAACTACGATTCTTTTACCTATAATCTTGTCCATCTCATAAAAGAACTAGGACTAAATGTTACTGTAGTACGTAACAATCAATTCTCACTTGAAGACTTGAATACCTACGATCGTATTGTTTTAAGCCCCGGTCCTGGTATCCCTTCAGAAGCAGGATTACTATTGGATGTTATAAAACATTATGCGGGTATAAAGCCCATCTTAGGAGTATGTTTAGGACATCAAGCTATTGGCGAGGTTTTTGGTGCAAAGTTAAAGAATTTATCAGATGTATTTCATGGTGTCACAACGAAAACAACACAAATAGTCGATACTCCTCTGTTTGAGGGTTTACCAAAACATTTCCAAGTAGGTAGATATCATAGTTGGGTTGTAGAAAAAGAGCATTTTCCTAATTGCTTAGAGATAATAGCTGAGAGCAAAGAGGGATTAATAATGGCATTACGCCATCGGACATACAACATTTATGGCATCCAATTCCACCCAGAGAGCGTTCTTACGCCTGATGGGAAAAAGATTATGGCTAATTGGTTACGCATTTAA
- a CDS encoding UpxY family transcription antiterminator, producing the protein MTKATRYIDGIIDDGASWYALRLFTLKLEEVRTYFTNLGLECFVPEQYVDVEGADGKLHPILRPIVRNLLFIKQPKKDKSLQKLIQETNYKISIIKKHKESQELALIPHDQMYEFRLMCNPEISMRKFLSSEEAQMKAGDEVFVKFGPLKGMNGRLVRSSKKYYLLKEIPGLGVMLKISRWCCVPIEKK; encoded by the coding sequence ATGACAAAAGCAACAAGGTATATAGACGGAATCATTGATGACGGAGCATCTTGGTATGCACTAAGACTATTCACATTAAAGCTGGAAGAGGTAAGAACCTACTTTACAAATCTTGGTTTGGAATGTTTTGTTCCAGAGCAATATGTTGACGTGGAAGGTGCTGATGGTAAGCTCCACCCTATCTTACGCCCTATCGTGCGTAATCTCCTCTTTATCAAACAACCTAAGAAGGACAAATCACTTCAGAAGCTTATACAAGAAACCAACTATAAAATTAGTATTATAAAAAAACATAAGGAGTCACAGGAATTGGCACTCATCCCTCATGATCAGATGTATGAGTTCCGATTGATGTGTAATCCTGAAATATCGATGCGCAAGTTTCTCTCGTCCGAAGAAGCTCAAATGAAAGCTGGAGATGAAGTGTTTGTTAAATTCGGTCCATTAAAAGGAATGAATGGGCGGTTAGTTCGGTCAAGTAAGAAATATTATCTACTAAAAGAAATACCAGGCTTAGGCGTTATGCTAAAGATTTCACGTTGGTGCTGCGTACCCATAGAAAAGAAATAA